Proteins encoded by one window of Pseudomonas sp. PSKL.D1:
- a CDS encoding metallophosphoesterase, translated as MKISVLSDLHLEFKPFEPLALDADLVVLAGDIHTRERGVKWANQAFSCEVLYILGNHEFYSGHFDRTLEKARQAAESHIHVLENDTFIKDGIRFLGCTGWTDFAAMGDVTAASAAARATMTDFRVIRAGSNFHKLRTDEVAGRSRQSRAWLAAELERPFNGRTVVVTHHAPLVEVGGHENEGPITASYCNNWHSLVTMSDAWIFGHTHHAVDVELAGCRLVSNPLGYPNEQTGFDPYKVLDLDERR; from the coding sequence ATGAAGATTAGCGTCTTGTCTGACTTGCATCTCGAATTCAAGCCATTCGAGCCTCTGGCTTTAGACGCTGATCTTGTCGTGCTCGCCGGGGACATCCACACACGAGAGCGCGGTGTGAAATGGGCCAATCAGGCGTTTTCTTGTGAGGTGCTCTACATCTTGGGCAACCATGAATTTTACAGCGGCCATTTTGATCGGACGTTGGAGAAAGCGCGGCAGGCGGCTGAGAGCCACATCCATGTCCTGGAGAACGATACCTTCATCAAAGACGGTATTCGATTCTTAGGTTGTACGGGATGGACAGACTTCGCCGCGATGGGGGATGTCACGGCAGCCAGTGCTGCGGCCAGGGCAACAATGACCGACTTCCGAGTGATCCGCGCCGGCTCGAATTTTCACAAGCTGCGCACTGATGAGGTCGCTGGCCGCAGTCGTCAATCCCGGGCGTGGCTGGCTGCCGAGTTGGAGCGGCCTTTCAATGGAAGAACGGTGGTGGTCACTCATCACGCGCCGCTGGTAGAGGTCGGTGGGCACGAGAACGAAGGGCCGATCACCGCTTCATACTGCAACAACTGGCACTCACTAGTGACAATGAGCGATGCCTGGATTTTCGGGCACACCCACCATGCCGTTGATGTCGAGTTGGCCGGCTGCAGGTTGGTCTCCAATCCTCTGGGCTATCCCAACGAACAAACAGGTTTTGATCCCTACAAGGTGTTGGATTTAGATGAGCGTCGCTGA
- a CDS encoding Cro/Cl family transcriptional regulator yields MSLKIEVAAALRGIRQQRQLSYENLAGGSLRTTIGALERAKAGVTLDKLHEIAAVLDFDLVTLMALCVGLKDGKEPQAVLEAAMQELEAFEASGGAELVQAQLKDGQLSSRSVGKPKKVRNQDAVLALKAQGKTPAEVVEVLGLSRTTVSRYWRSGE; encoded by the coding sequence ATGTCACTCAAGATCGAGGTAGCAGCGGCGCTACGCGGGATTCGCCAGCAGCGGCAACTGAGCTATGAAAATTTGGCCGGTGGCTCGCTGCGCACGACGATCGGTGCTCTTGAGCGCGCCAAGGCTGGCGTGACACTCGACAAGCTCCATGAGATTGCCGCAGTACTCGATTTCGACCTGGTGACGCTTATGGCTCTGTGCGTGGGCCTAAAGGACGGCAAGGAGCCTCAGGCTGTATTAGAAGCAGCCATGCAGGAGCTTGAGGCGTTCGAGGCATCAGGTGGCGCCGAACTCGTCCAAGCGCAGCTCAAGGACGGCCAGCTTTCTTCTCGATCGGTCGGCAAGCCGAAGAAGGTGCGTAATCAGGATGCTGTCCTGGCGCTCAAGGCGCAGGGGAAGACGCCTGCTGAGGTTGTGGAGGTTCTGGGGTTGTCTCGTACCACGGTGAGCAGGTACTGGCGTTCTGGCGAGTAG
- the wrbA gene encoding NAD(P)H:quinone oxidoreductase: protein MAKVLVLYHSMYGHIETMAEEVAKGARQVPGVEVTIKRVPETMDPEAFKAAHGKVDQQAPVASPADLAEYDAIIFGTPTRFGNMSGQMRNFLDQTGGLWAKGALVGKVASVFTSTGTGGGQEMTIASTWTTLAHHGMVIVPIGYSTSALFDISKVGGGTPYGASTIAGGDGSRQPDVRELDIARHQGEYVAKFVAKLTR from the coding sequence ATGGCAAAAGTACTGGTGCTGTACCATTCGATGTATGGCCACATCGAAACCATGGCGGAAGAAGTCGCCAAGGGTGCTCGGCAAGTCCCAGGCGTTGAGGTCACCATCAAGCGTGTACCGGAAACCATGGATCCTGAGGCTTTCAAGGCAGCCCATGGAAAGGTCGATCAGCAGGCTCCGGTAGCGAGTCCAGCAGATCTCGCCGAGTACGATGCGATCATCTTCGGCACCCCGACCCGCTTCGGCAACATGTCGGGCCAGATGCGCAATTTCTTGGATCAGACGGGTGGTCTTTGGGCCAAGGGCGCGTTGGTCGGTAAGGTGGCCAGCGTGTTCACTTCCACCGGTACCGGTGGCGGCCAGGAGATGACCATCGCATCGACTTGGACGACCCTGGCCCATCACGGCATGGTCATTGTCCCGATCGGCTACAGCACGAGCGCGCTGTTCGATATCTCTAAGGTCGGTGGCGGGACGCCTTACGGTGCATCCACTATCGCCGGAGGTGATGGCTCCCGTCAGCCGGATGTCCGCGAGCTCGACATCGCTCGCCATCAGGGTGAGTACGTCGCCAAATTTGTGGCCAAACTGACGCGCTAA
- a CDS encoding DUF1289 domain-containing protein, translated as MIIQSIKTLCIGRCSTVFGDRVCRGCHRFHEEIVD; from the coding sequence GTGATAATTCAGAGCATCAAAACCCTTTGCATTGGACGGTGCTCCACCGTTTTCGGAGATCGAGTGTGTCGAGGGTGCCACCGCTTCCACGAAGAAATTGTCGATTGA
- a CDS encoding DUF6957 family protein, producing MEKLKLLAEMLRGPALAMEGLNASAEEAAAQVAERFPGKPHCVVQDWVLFDLEMPDLVRDGMAGMGQKPIMLVFLDMVHDTLGRYPIGGWARTAPLQSFIEERFFETKDSVYVLIGPGQRRRAALSSIIKLPTGMDSIQ from the coding sequence ATGGAAAAGCTGAAGCTACTGGCAGAGATGCTGCGCGGGCCGGCTCTGGCTATGGAAGGCCTCAATGCGTCCGCTGAGGAGGCCGCAGCACAAGTAGCCGAGAGGTTCCCTGGAAAACCGCACTGCGTGGTTCAGGACTGGGTGCTCTTCGATCTAGAGATGCCTGATCTGGTACGTGACGGCATGGCCGGCATGGGGCAGAAGCCTATAATGCTCGTGTTCCTCGATATGGTGCATGACACGCTTGGGCGGTACCCCATTGGTGGCTGGGCTCGGACTGCACCCCTGCAGTCCTTCATAGAGGAGCGGTTTTTTGAGACCAAGGACTCTGTCTATGTCCTCATCGGCCCGGGCCAGCGCCGGCGCGCCGCACTTTCCTCAATCATCAAACTTCCGACCGGAATGGATTCAATTCAATGA